Genomic segment of Acidaminococcales bacterium:
CAAATCCACTTTGCCGCCGCCGCGCTTGCTGAAAAGCACCGCGACCCCGGACGCGCCGAGTTTGTCGCGCATCTTGTCGCCAAACCCGCGCAAAACGTCCATATCGGCCGTATCTATTTCCAGCACCGCCGCTTTTATTCCGTTGATATCCTTGACGGCGCTTCCTATGTCGTCCGATTTGAGTTTCGCCAGAATTTCGCCTTGTTTGCTCACTTGCTGTTGCGCGGCTTTAAGCTCCGCCTGTATATTTTCAATCCTGCCCCCTATGTCGCCCGGGCGGCATTTGAGCGCGGCCGCCGCGCCTGACAGCAGCGCGTCCATGTTTTGCACAAAAGCGACCGCTTCTTGCCCGGTAACAGCTTCAATCCGCCGTATGCCGGCGCCTACGGCGCTTTCGCCGACAATTTTGAAAAAGCCTATGTCCGCCGTATTAGCCACATGCGTACCGCCGCATAACTCCACGCTGAAACCGGGCACGGACACCACCCGGACGACTTCGCCGTATTTTTCGCCAAAAAGCGCAACCGCGTCCATTGCGCGCGCTTCTTGCCGGCTGACTTCACAAATTTCCAGTTTTTTGCCTTGCAGTATTTCATTGTTAACCAACAGTTCCACCTGCGCCAATTCCTGTGCGCCTACAGGCGAAAAATGGGAAAAATCAAAACGCAGCCGATCGGGCCCCACATAACTGCCGGCCTGGTTGACGTGAGATCCCAGCGTTTCTTTTAAAGCGGCGTGTAAAAGATGGGTGCCCGTATGGTTGCGCGCCGTGGCCTTTTTACGCGCATGGTCGGAGACAGCCGTTACCTTGTCGCCCACCGCCAACCTGCCGTCGGTAATTTGAGCGTATTGCACCGTCGTGCCGTCAGCAAGCTTGCGGACGGCGTGAACTGCGGCGGCGCCGTTTTCCCCGGTTACGCTCCCGGCATCGCCGACCTGCCCCCCGCCTTCGGCGTGAAAAGGAGAAACAGACAATACTATTATGACTTCCTGCCCGGCAGTTCCCGCTTCTATTCGCGCGCCTGCTCCGGTTTCAAACATTAATGCTACCACGCTGTCTTTGGCAGTTTCGTCCACTTTAAATAAAGACGCGTCGCAGCCGGAAAAATCAAGCGGAAAACTCAACGTCCTCTCTTTATCGCCTCTGGACGACCTGCCCAACTCGCGCTGTTTGTTCATGGCTTCTTCAAAGGCTTCCCGGTCAATGGAAAACCCTTCTTCCGCAAGTATTTCCTCCGTTAGTTCCAATGGAAACCCGAAAGTGTCATAAAGTTTAAACACTGTCTCGCCGCTTAGCACTTTGCCCGCGCCTTCCCGCATGTTTGCCAGTTCGGAAATCAAAAGTTCGGTTCCCTGCTCAAGCGTCAAATTAAAGCGTTCTTCTTCCAGTTGTATCACTTTTTTGATATAATCCTTTTTTTCGGCAATATTTCCGTAATGTTCGCCGAATAATTCCGCCACTACGTCAACTGCCCCCGCCAAAAACAGCCGGTCAATCCCGAGCAGCCTGCCGTGGCGCGCGGCGCGGCGCAGCACGCGGCGCAACACGTATCCGCGCCCTTCGTTGGACGGCAATATTCCATCGCCGATCATAAAACTGACGCCCCGGGCGTGATCGGCTATAACTTTCAGCGAAATGTCGGTCTTTTCCGAGCTTCCATATTTAACGCCGGAACACTCCTGGGCGTATTGAATGATCGGGAAAATAAGGTCTGTTTCAAAATTTGACTTTTTATTTTGCAATACGGAAGCTATGCGTTCCAATCCCGCGCCGGTATCAATATTTTTTTTCGCCAGCGGCGAATAGGAACCGTCCAATTCTTTGTTGAACTGGGTGAAAACATGGTTCCATATTTCAAGGTAACGATCGCAGTCGCAGCCCACCCGGCAATCCGGTTTGCCGCAGCCTCGTTCTTCCCCCAAATCAACGTAAATTTCCGAGCAGGGGCCGCAAGGGCCGGGGCCGATCTCCCAGAAATTATCCTTCATCCTGCTAATCCGCTCCGCCGGCACT
This window contains:
- the alaS gene encoding alanine--tRNA ligase, producing MVNLTGKELRESFLRFFEGKRHLILPSASLIPENDPTLLLIGAGMAPFKPFFTGKLKPPDVRVVTCQKCIRTGDIENVGRTARHHTFFEMLGNFSFGDYFKKESISWGWEYITEILKIPADKLWITIYTEDDEAFAIWRNDIGVPAERISRMKDNFWEIGPGPCGPCSEIYVDLGEERGCGKPDCRVGCDCDRYLEIWNHVFTQFNKELDGSYSPLAKKNIDTGAGLERIASVLQNKKSNFETDLIFPIIQYAQECSGVKYGSSEKTDISLKVIADHARGVSFMIGDGILPSNEGRGYVLRRVLRRAARHGRLLGIDRLFLAGAVDVVAELFGEHYGNIAEKKDYIKKVIQLEEERFNLTLEQGTELLISELANMREGAGKVLSGETVFKLYDTFGFPLELTEEILAEEGFSIDREAFEEAMNKQRELGRSSRGDKERTLSFPLDFSGCDASLFKVDETAKDSVVALMFETGAGARIEAGTAGQEVIIVLSVSPFHAEGGGQVGDAGSVTGENGAAAVHAVRKLADGTTVQYAQITDGRLAVGDKVTAVSDHARKKATARNHTGTHLLHAALKETLGSHVNQAGSYVGPDRLRFDFSHFSPVGAQELAQVELLVNNEILQGKKLEICEVSRQEARAMDAVALFGEKYGEVVRVVSVPGFSVELCGGTHVANTADIGFFKIVGESAVGAGIRRIEAVTGQEAVAFVQNMDALLSGAAAALKCRPGDIGGRIENIQAELKAAQQQVSKQGEILAKLKSDDIGSAVKDINGIKAAVLEIDTADMDVLRGFGDKMRDKLGASGVAVLFSKRGGGKVDLLAIAGKQAVERGVHAGKLVKELAAAVGGGGGGRPDMAQAGGKRAELVPEAMVKAWDAIKAQLQ